A genomic stretch from Engraulis encrasicolus isolate BLACKSEA-1 chromosome 12, IST_EnEncr_1.0, whole genome shotgun sequence includes:
- the cdadc1 gene encoding cytidine and dCMP deaminase domain-containing protein 1 isoform X2, which translates to MKYASASQLKRVYFAGGHGPRLSKVNLYTLLSLWMELFPQKCKESRNETENELTRRTGLVVVQGRRVLGLHCSGPELHAGQVAVIRHGHRLAGCDLYFSRKPCSTCLKMIINAGVSRISYWPGDPEISLLLPRTSSSSSSRASSLLEAELDAAAAEKLKSSSRPHMGVLLQPLSCHMQQFVEEESSSCDFQEKMASDGGAGAGAGGGGGRARSSSRPSDAAPPLDVRELFRRQQWRNRDEFSRAFLDVDEANHRELLTKMGLVTFCTEPYFSNLRQHMTDLVRLLSSVASSVPFLEDGGYGFYQKDGSGVLHPPDIAQDVLRHCIIQAQLLAFRTEDPKVGVGAVIWAEGQLSSCDGTGNLHLVGCGYNAYPVGSEYGEYPQMGTKQKDRQSRKYRYIIHAEQNALTFRSVEIKDREKTMMFVTKCPCDECVPLIRGAGIQQVYTTDLDSGKNKNDISYLKFDGLQGVQKYIWQRRPQTRDGSQQQSLANGCLKHARQAEEEPNMLSNKRLRC; encoded by the exons GTCATGGACCTCGATTATCGAAAGTTAACCTTTACACTTTGCTGAGCCTATGGATGGAACTATTTCCTCAGAAATGCAAGGAGTCCAGAAACGAAACTGAGAATGAGCTT ACTCGTAGAACAGGTCTGGTGGTGGTCCAGGGGCGGAGGGTGCTGGGGCTCCACTGCTCAGGGCCGGAGCTGCACGCTGGCCAGGTGGCGGTCATCAGGCACGGGCATCGACTGGCCGGCTGCGACCTCTACTTCTCCAGGAAGCCCTGCTCCACCTGCCTCAAGATGATCATCAACG CTGGTGTCAGTCGGATATCCTACTGGCCTGGAGATCCAGAGATCAGCCTGCTACTCCCtagaaccagcagcagcagtagcagcagagcCAGTAGTCTCCTGGAGGCGGAGCTGGACGCCGCAGCCGCCGAGAAACTCAAGTCCAGCAGCCGGCCGCACATGGGAGTCCTCCTGCAGCCCCTCTCCTGCCACATGCAGCAGTTTGTGGAGGAGGAGTCGTCCTCCTGCGACTTCCAGGAGAAGATGGCCTCCGACggcggtgcaggtgcaggtgcaggtggaggaggaggaagggccaGATCATCATCCAGGCCGTCGGACGCGGCCCCTCCCCTCGACGTCCGAGAGCTCTTCAGAAGACAGCAGTGGAGGAACCGGGACGAGTTCTCCCGGGCGTTTTTGGACGTGGACGAGGCGAACCATCGGGAACTATTGACCAAGATGGGTCTGGTGACGTTCTGCACCGAGCCCTATTTCAGCAACCTGAGGCAGCACATGACTGACTTGGTCAGGCTGTTGTCCTCTGTGGCGTCCAGCGTTCCGTTTCTAGAAGATGGCGGTTATGGATTCTACCAGAAAGACGGTTCTGGTGTCTTGCATCCCCCTGATATAGCCCAAGATGTTCTCAGGCACTGCATCATTCAAGCCCAACTGTTAGCTTTTAGAACTG AGGACCCCAAGGTTGGAGTCGGAGCCGTGATCTGGGCCGAGGGACAGCTG agCTCGTGTGATGGTACTGGTAACCTGCACCTGGTGGGCTGTGGCTATAATGCCTACCCGGTGGGCTCAGAGTATGGGGAGTACCCGCAGATGGGCACCAAGCAGAAGGACCGCCAGAGCAGGAAGTACCGCTACATCATCCACGCAGAGCAGAACGCACTGACCTTCAG GAGTGTGGAGATAAAAGACAGGGAGAAGACGATGATGTTTGTCACCAAATGCCCATGTGACGAGTGTGTGCCCCTGATCCGGGGAGCTGGTATCCAGCAGGTATACACTACAGACCTGGACAGTGGCAAGAACAAGAACGACATCTCCTACCTGAAGTTTGATGGCCTGCAAGGAGTCCAGAAGTACATT TGGCAGAGAAGACCACAGACGAGGGATGGAAGTCAACAGCAATCTTTAGCAA ATGGATGTCTGAAGCATGCAAGGCAGGCAGAGGAGGAGCCGAACATGTTATCGAATAAGAGGCTGCGTTGTTGA
- the cdadc1 gene encoding cytidine and dCMP deaminase domain-containing protein 1 isoform X1, whose amino-acid sequence MEAGDITGARKHTSDQKCVTDRITGNSHVKDASSQTDPKVQGHGPRLSKVNLYTLLSLWMELFPQKCKESRNETENELTRRTGLVVVQGRRVLGLHCSGPELHAGQVAVIRHGHRLAGCDLYFSRKPCSTCLKMIINAGVSRISYWPGDPEISLLLPRTSSSSSSRASSLLEAELDAAAAEKLKSSSRPHMGVLLQPLSCHMQQFVEEESSSCDFQEKMASDGGAGAGAGGGGGRARSSSRPSDAAPPLDVRELFRRQQWRNRDEFSRAFLDVDEANHRELLTKMGLVTFCTEPYFSNLRQHMTDLVRLLSSVASSVPFLEDGGYGFYQKDGSGVLHPPDIAQDVLRHCIIQAQLLAFRTEDPKVGVGAVIWAEGQLSSCDGTGNLHLVGCGYNAYPVGSEYGEYPQMGTKQKDRQSRKYRYIIHAEQNALTFRSVEIKDREKTMMFVTKCPCDECVPLIRGAGIQQVYTTDLDSGKNKNDISYLKFDGLQGVQKYIWQRRPQTRDGSQQQSLANGCLKHARQAEEEPNMLSNKRLRC is encoded by the exons GTCATGGACCTCGATTATCGAAAGTTAACCTTTACACTTTGCTGAGCCTATGGATGGAACTATTTCCTCAGAAATGCAAGGAGTCCAGAAACGAAACTGAGAATGAGCTT ACTCGTAGAACAGGTCTGGTGGTGGTCCAGGGGCGGAGGGTGCTGGGGCTCCACTGCTCAGGGCCGGAGCTGCACGCTGGCCAGGTGGCGGTCATCAGGCACGGGCATCGACTGGCCGGCTGCGACCTCTACTTCTCCAGGAAGCCCTGCTCCACCTGCCTCAAGATGATCATCAACG CTGGTGTCAGTCGGATATCCTACTGGCCTGGAGATCCAGAGATCAGCCTGCTACTCCCtagaaccagcagcagcagtagcagcagagcCAGTAGTCTCCTGGAGGCGGAGCTGGACGCCGCAGCCGCCGAGAAACTCAAGTCCAGCAGCCGGCCGCACATGGGAGTCCTCCTGCAGCCCCTCTCCTGCCACATGCAGCAGTTTGTGGAGGAGGAGTCGTCCTCCTGCGACTTCCAGGAGAAGATGGCCTCCGACggcggtgcaggtgcaggtgcaggtggaggaggaggaagggccaGATCATCATCCAGGCCGTCGGACGCGGCCCCTCCCCTCGACGTCCGAGAGCTCTTCAGAAGACAGCAGTGGAGGAACCGGGACGAGTTCTCCCGGGCGTTTTTGGACGTGGACGAGGCGAACCATCGGGAACTATTGACCAAGATGGGTCTGGTGACGTTCTGCACCGAGCCCTATTTCAGCAACCTGAGGCAGCACATGACTGACTTGGTCAGGCTGTTGTCCTCTGTGGCGTCCAGCGTTCCGTTTCTAGAAGATGGCGGTTATGGATTCTACCAGAAAGACGGTTCTGGTGTCTTGCATCCCCCTGATATAGCCCAAGATGTTCTCAGGCACTGCATCATTCAAGCCCAACTGTTAGCTTTTAGAACTG AGGACCCCAAGGTTGGAGTCGGAGCCGTGATCTGGGCCGAGGGACAGCTG agCTCGTGTGATGGTACTGGTAACCTGCACCTGGTGGGCTGTGGCTATAATGCCTACCCGGTGGGCTCAGAGTATGGGGAGTACCCGCAGATGGGCACCAAGCAGAAGGACCGCCAGAGCAGGAAGTACCGCTACATCATCCACGCAGAGCAGAACGCACTGACCTTCAG GAGTGTGGAGATAAAAGACAGGGAGAAGACGATGATGTTTGTCACCAAATGCCCATGTGACGAGTGTGTGCCCCTGATCCGGGGAGCTGGTATCCAGCAGGTATACACTACAGACCTGGACAGTGGCAAGAACAAGAACGACATCTCCTACCTGAAGTTTGATGGCCTGCAAGGAGTCCAGAAGTACATT TGGCAGAGAAGACCACAGACGAGGGATGGAAGTCAACAGCAATCTTTAGCAA ATGGATGTCTGAAGCATGCAAGGCAGGCAGAGGAGGAGCCGAACATGTTATCGAATAAGAGGCTGCGTTGTTGA
- the cab39l gene encoding calcium-binding protein 39-like, with protein sequence MPLFGKSHKSPTDIVKTLKDNLAILVKQDKKTDKASEEVSKCLVLMKEILYGTNDKEPHTETVAQLAQELYNSGLLISLVENLQVIDFEGKKDVCQIFNNILRRQIGTRSPTVEYFCSHQEVLFILLKGYETPQVALNCGIMLRECIRHEPLAKVVLHSDHFRDFFNYVEMSTFDIASDAFATFKDLLTRHKVLVAEYLEQNYETVFGDYEKLLHSENYVTKRQSLKLLGELLLDRHNFTVMTRYISKPENLKLMMNLLRDKSPNIQFEAFHVFKVFVANPNKTQPIIDILLKNQTKLIDFLSNFQKDRTDDEQFNDEKTYLIKQIRDLKKPAS encoded by the exons GCATCAGAGGAGGTGTCTAAATGCCTTGTCCTGATGAAGGAGATCCTGTACGGCACCAATGACAAGGAGCCGCACACGGAGACCGTGGCCCAGCTGGCCCAGGAGCTCTACAACAGCGGCCTGCTCATCTCGCTCGTTGAGAACCTGCAGGTCATCGACTTTGAG GGCAAGAAGGACGTGTGCCAGATCTTCAACAACATCCTGAGGAGGCAGATTGGGACGCGCAGCCCCACGGTGGAATACTTCTGCTCCCACCAGGAGGTGCTCTTCATCCTGCTCAAAGG GTATGAGACGCCCCAGGTGGCCCTGAACTGCGGCATCATGCTGCGGGAGTGCATACGTCACGAGCCCCTGGCCAAGGTGGTGCTGCACTCCGATCACTTCCGCGACTTCTTCAACTACGTGGAGATGTCCACCTTCGACATCGCCTCCGACGCCTTCGCTACCTTCAAG GACCTGCTGACGAGGCACAAGGTGTTGGTGGCAGAGTATTTAGAACAAAACTATGAGACA GTGTTTGGAGACTATGAGAAACTGCTACACTCTGAGAATTATGTGACAAAGAGGCAGTCTCTAAAG ctTTTGGGAGAGCTGCTTCTGGACCGACACAACTTCACGGTGATGACCCGCTACATCAGCAAACCAGAGAACCTGAAACTGATGATGAACCTGCTCAGAGACAAGAGCCCCAACATCCAGTTTGAGGCCTTCCACGTCTTCAAG GTGTTTGTTGCCAACCCCAACAAGACGCAGCCCATCATAGACATCCTCTTAAAGAACCAGACGAAGCTCATTGACTTCCTGAGCAACTTCCAGAAGGACCGTACGGACGACGAGCAGTTCAACGACGAAAAGACCTACCTTATCAAACAGATACGAGACCTGAAGAAGCCTGCCTCCTAA